The genome window AGATTAACCAGGCTGAAAGGAGGCTTTATGTTTCATTTAAACCCTGCGCCGTCTGCATAGATTAAACATGCTACTCACTCATTATAAATTGCATTGTTCGCCATGCGCAAACAATGCAATTTTATGTTACATTTTGGGTCGGTCTCAACCTTTTAGTTTAATAAAATCATTAACCACAACCTCGGTCATATATCTTTTATTGCCATCCTTATCAACCCAGTTTTTGTTGGTTAACTTGCCTTCGATGGCTACTTCATCGCCCTTTTTCAGATAGTCGCCAATAAATTTTGCCTGGCTGCCCCATGCTATCAGGTTATGCCACTGTGTTTCTGTTACCCGCTCACCTTTATCATTCTTGTACGTTTCATTGGTTGCCAATGAAAATTTAACCAGTTGCTTGTTGTTGTCAAAGTTCTTTACTTCGGGATCCATACCCAGGTTACCTACCAGGCGTACGCTGTTTCTTAATGAGTTCATGTTTTTACTTTTTTTGTTTTAATTGACAATACGAAGGTGAGCATCGTCATCAACCCTACCCGGTTATTAACCGTTTATAACCGACAATTTCCGTTTGTAAGCGTTTGCAAACGGATAATATTTTATTTATCTTTAGCTGATGAATGAGGAAAGATTATGCCTTGATTGCAGCCTTCCATTACATGGCAGGGCTGATAAAAAATTCTGTAACGATCTGTGCCGCAACAATTACAACAACCAGCTTAACAGCAGCAGTTACAACCTGGTACGCAATGTCAATAATATCCTTAAGCGCAACCGGCGGATTCTTGAAGAATTAAATCCCGGCGGCAAAACAAAGACCACCCGCAAAAAGCTGTCTGCCAAAGGCTTTGATTTTGACTACCACACCCGTAGTTATCTGACAGGCAACGGTAAAACCTATCATTTTTGTTATGAGTACGGTTACCTTCCTCTAGATGGCGACGAGTTTTTGTTGGTAAAACGGGAAGAAATTTGAGATAGTTCCAGAAATCTGATGTTCGATTTTAGATTTATTTTGAGTATAGGTTTAATTACACCGGCAGTGAAATTTAAATAAATATTTTCCTGCCATTTAGATTCGGAAATGCAAATGATTAAACGAGCGTCATATTAAACAACCGTGGCCCAAAACTAAATCGCGAAATCCGAAATAACATTATCTTTGCACGCAAATGATCATCCAGCAATTTTACGACAAAGGATTAGCACATGGCTCTTACGCCCTTATAAGGACCGGCAAAATGATTGTAATTGATCCGGCCCGCGATCCACAACCATATTACGATTTTGCAGCACAGCACGATGCCGATATTGTGGGCGTGATAGAAACGCATCCACATGCCGACTTTGTAAGCTCGCACCTGGAAATTCACCAAACTACCGGGGCTGTTATCTACTCAAGCAAGCTTACAGGTGCTGAATATCCGCACGAAAGCTTTGATGACGGCGATGTGATTCAGCTTAATGATATTAAACTTAAAGCGATAAATACCCCCGGCCATTCGCCCGATTCGATCTGTATTTTGGTTGAAGATGAAGAAGGAACAGAAAGCGCAATTTTTACCGGCGACACTTTGTTTGTTGGCGACGTTGGCCGCCCTGATTTGCGTGAAAACGTTGGAAATATTACCGCAAAAAAGGAGGAACTGGCCAGGCAGATGTACGCCTCTACACGCAGTAAATTAATGAACCTTCCGCATAATGTAATAGTTTATCCCGCACACGGTCCAGGCTCATTATGTGGTAAAAATATGAGCCCCGATCTGCAAAGTACCATCGGGCGCGAATTGCGTGAAAACTATGCCCTGCAGCTGATGGACGAATTACAGTTTGTTAAAACGCTTATTGCCGACCAGCCTTTTGTACCCAAATATTTTGGGCACGATGTGGAGCTTAACAAAAAAGGGGCTCCTTCATTTAAAAATAGTGTGGAAAGCGTCTTAAAGCTTAATGAAAATGCAGTGCTGGAAAAAGGTGTGCTAATTATTGATACCCGCCCAAAGCTTGATTTTCGTAAAGGCTATCTGAAAGGCGCAATCAACCTGCAAAACGGTGAGAAGTTTGAAACCTGGCTTGGATCAATAGTTAACCCTGGTGAGCCTTTTTACCTTGTTGCCGCTGATGAAGCCGAGTTAGATATGATGATAAAAAAGGCTGCAAAAATCGGTTACGAAAAAAACATTAAAGGCGCCCTTCTTATTCCTGCTTCAGCCACTGAAACCATGTCCGATCTGGACCTTTCCGATTTCACGAACCATACAGACAGCTATACAGTGATTGATGTGCGCAACGATACAGAAACGGCAGAAGGCCTTATTTTCAAAAACGCCATTACCATTCCGCTTCCGCAGCTTCGTGAAAGGATCAATGAGATCCCAACCGATAAACCTATTGTTGTACATTGTGCTGCGGGCTACCGTTCGGCAGCAGGGGTTAGTATTATAAAAGGTGATATAGATACAGTACCGGTTTATGATTTGGGTGAAGCAGTAACGAATTTCGCTGTAAATAGTTAATGTAGTTTTTTAGTTGATGATTGTAATTAATGACCAGCTCACAATAGTACGTACTGCCGACGGATCAAACACCATTTTTAATCCGCAGGTTGGCGAAAATTACCACTCAACGCATGGTGCTTTGCAGGAAAGCCGGCATGTTTTTATAAATGCAGGCTTTCAATATTTCATGGGTGGAGCTGACACTCCGAAGGAGTCTGTATCTATATTGGAAGTTGGCTTTGGCACCGGGCTGAATTTTTTACTAACAGCTGATGCCGGCATTAAGGCAGGCGTTCCCCTCGCTTACACAGGAATAGAAGCCTATCCATTAACAAAAGGGATGATCAACCAAACAGGATATGATACCTATATTCCGGCAGATTTGTGGCAACAAT of Mucilaginibacter xinganensis contains these proteins:
- a CDS encoding single-stranded DNA-binding protein, with the translated sequence MNSLRNSVRLVGNLGMDPEVKNFDNNKQLVKFSLATNETYKNDKGERVTETQWHNLIAWGSQAKFIGDYLKKGDEVAIEGKLTNKNWVDKDGNKRYMTEVVVNDFIKLKG
- a CDS encoding MBL fold metallo-hydrolase is translated as MIIQQFYDKGLAHGSYALIRTGKMIVIDPARDPQPYYDFAAQHDADIVGVIETHPHADFVSSHLEIHQTTGAVIYSSKLTGAEYPHESFDDGDVIQLNDIKLKAINTPGHSPDSICILVEDEEGTESAIFTGDTLFVGDVGRPDLRENVGNITAKKEELARQMYASTRSKLMNLPHNVIVYPAHGPGSLCGKNMSPDLQSTIGRELRENYALQLMDELQFVKTLIADQPFVPKYFGHDVELNKKGAPSFKNSVESVLKLNENAVLEKGVLIIDTRPKLDFRKGYLKGAINLQNGEKFETWLGSIVNPGEPFYLVAADEAELDMMIKKAAKIGYEKNIKGALLIPASATETMSDLDLSDFTNHTDSYTVIDVRNDTETAEGLIFKNAITIPLPQLRERINEIPTDKPIVVHCAAGYRSAAGVSIIKGDIDTVPVYDLGEAVTNFAVNS
- the mnmD gene encoding tRNA (5-methylaminomethyl-2-thiouridine)(34)-methyltransferase MnmD — its product is MIVINDQLTIVRTADGSNTIFNPQVGENYHSTHGALQESRHVFINAGFQYFMGGADTPKESVSILEVGFGTGLNFLLTADAGIKAGVPLAYTGIEAYPLTKGMINQTGYDTYIPADLWQQFIDNYTTALVNKVQLNPLCQLEIVHLPLLAFQSAQLYDIIYFDAFASAYQPEMWDETAIAHTVKYLKPGGVFVTYAITGSLKRALRALNCKVEKAPGAPGKREMLRAVKLKD